A region of Dioscorea cayenensis subsp. rotundata cultivar TDr96_F1 chromosome 5, TDr96_F1_v2_PseudoChromosome.rev07_lg8_w22 25.fasta, whole genome shotgun sequence DNA encodes the following proteins:
- the LOC120260403 gene encoding heat stress transcription factor A-4b-like isoform X1 — MDLTDGSQRASSSAPPFLTKTYDMVDDPMTSRTVSWSSSGCSFIVWHQLDFARDLLPKYFKHNNFSSFVRQLNTYGFQKIDPDQWEFSNEFIKGKRHLLKNIHRRKAIHSRSHQGSSSGKLSEAEKQELEEEIESLNHDKAMLTLELQRHTQQQQGLEQQMENLEGRLQKLDLCQRDIMDFLNEVVQRPGFLSSLVHHLDLYIKKRRLPKSNYCSEGTDMQENHIMDFQSICIEKSSPALLQVSDLSPYEKMESSLNSLENFLHGLSEASGGGIEYDGTTPCLPSSMVITEMHTSCADTDMNLQSPTPNLNLASPCLEVIYSSTPELEESTNNVEGPGIHPIEIQTDARTKFPRIDVNSDPAAPEVQSSGYQTTTAPITIAPTGVNDVFWQQFLTETIGSVDLQEVQSERRNKDENRGEGRMDKQAVVWWNKKNVDNLAERMGSLNPVERS, encoded by the exons ATGGATTTGACTGATGGATCGCAAAGGGCCTCGAGTTCGGCTCCCCCATTCCTTACTAAGACTTATGACATGGTGGATGATCCGATGACAAGTAGAACTGTCTCTTGGAGCTCTAGTGGCTGCAGTTTCATTGTTTGGCACCAGCTGGATTTTGCAagggatcttcttcctaagTACTTCAAGCACAATAACTTCTCCAGCTTTGTTAGGCAGCTTAACACTTAT GGTTTTCAAAAAATAGATCCTGACCAGTGGGAATTTTCAAATGAGTTTATAAAAGGAAAAAGGCACCTACTGAAAAATATTCATAGGCGCAAGGCAATACATAGCCGATCACATCAAGGGAGTTCTTCAGGGAAATTATCAGAAGCAGAAAAACAAGAACTTGAGGAAGAGATAGAGAGTCTGAATCATGATAAAGCCATGCTTACTCTGGAGCTGCAAAGGCACACTCAACAACAGCAAGGACTAGAGCAGCAAATGGAGAATTTGGAGGGGAGATTGCAGAAGCTGGACCTATGTCAAAGAGATATCATGGATTTCTTGAACGAGGTTGTTCAGAGGCCTGGCTTTCTTTCTAGCCTTGTTCATCATCTTGATCTTTACATCAAGAAGAGGAGGTTGCCAAAAAGCAATTATTGCTCTGAGGGTACTGATATGCAAGAAAACCATATCATGGACTTTCAGTCCATTTGTATAGAAAAGTCTAGTCCTGCATTGTTACAAGTTTCAGACCTTTCACCATATGAGAAGATGGAGTCTTCCTTGAATTCATTGGAGAATTTTCTCCATGGACTTAGTGAAGCTTCTGGTGGAGGTATTGAGTATGATGGTACTACACCTTGCCTTCCATCTTCTATGGTTATTACAGAAATGCATACTTCTTGTGCGGATACAGATATGAATTTACAATCACCAACTCCAAATTTGAATCTTGCATCACCTTGTTTGGAAGTTATTTATTCTTCTACCCCAGAGTTGGAAGAATCAACAAATAATGTTGAAGGCCCAGGGATTCATCCTATAGAGATCCAAACAGATGCAAGGACTAAGTTCCCTAGGATAGATGTTAATTCTGACCCTGCTGCTCCTGAGGTTCAGTCATCAGGATATCAAACAACTACGGCCCCTATCACAATAGCGCCCACAGGGGTAAATGATGTATTCTGGCAGCAGTTTCTCACAGAAACTATTGGTTCAGTAGACTTGCAAGAGGTCCAGTCAGAAAGACgaaacaaagatgaaaacagAGGTGAGGGTAGAATGGACAAGCAGGCAGTTGTTTGGTGGAACAAAAAGAATGTTGATAACCTTGCAGAGCGAATGGGTAGTCTAAATCCTGTCGAGAGGTCATAA
- the LOC120260403 gene encoding heat stress transcription factor A-4b-like isoform X2 encodes MDLTDGSQRASSSAPPFLTKTYDMVDDPMTSRTVSWSSSGCSFIVWHQLDFARDLLPKYFKHNNFSSFVRQLNTYFIKGKRHLLKNIHRRKAIHSRSHQGSSSGKLSEAEKQELEEEIESLNHDKAMLTLELQRHTQQQQGLEQQMENLEGRLQKLDLCQRDIMDFLNEVVQRPGFLSSLVHHLDLYIKKRRLPKSNYCSEGTDMQENHIMDFQSICIEKSSPALLQVSDLSPYEKMESSLNSLENFLHGLSEASGGGIEYDGTTPCLPSSMVITEMHTSCADTDMNLQSPTPNLNLASPCLEVIYSSTPELEESTNNVEGPGIHPIEIQTDARTKFPRIDVNSDPAAPEVQSSGYQTTTAPITIAPTGVNDVFWQQFLTETIGSVDLQEVQSERRNKDENRGEGRMDKQAVVWWNKKNVDNLAERMGSLNPVERS; translated from the exons ATGGATTTGACTGATGGATCGCAAAGGGCCTCGAGTTCGGCTCCCCCATTCCTTACTAAGACTTATGACATGGTGGATGATCCGATGACAAGTAGAACTGTCTCTTGGAGCTCTAGTGGCTGCAGTTTCATTGTTTGGCACCAGCTGGATTTTGCAagggatcttcttcctaagTACTTCAAGCACAATAACTTCTCCAGCTTTGTTAGGCAGCTTAACACTTAT TTTATAAAAGGAAAAAGGCACCTACTGAAAAATATTCATAGGCGCAAGGCAATACATAGCCGATCACATCAAGGGAGTTCTTCAGGGAAATTATCAGAAGCAGAAAAACAAGAACTTGAGGAAGAGATAGAGAGTCTGAATCATGATAAAGCCATGCTTACTCTGGAGCTGCAAAGGCACACTCAACAACAGCAAGGACTAGAGCAGCAAATGGAGAATTTGGAGGGGAGATTGCAGAAGCTGGACCTATGTCAAAGAGATATCATGGATTTCTTGAACGAGGTTGTTCAGAGGCCTGGCTTTCTTTCTAGCCTTGTTCATCATCTTGATCTTTACATCAAGAAGAGGAGGTTGCCAAAAAGCAATTATTGCTCTGAGGGTACTGATATGCAAGAAAACCATATCATGGACTTTCAGTCCATTTGTATAGAAAAGTCTAGTCCTGCATTGTTACAAGTTTCAGACCTTTCACCATATGAGAAGATGGAGTCTTCCTTGAATTCATTGGAGAATTTTCTCCATGGACTTAGTGAAGCTTCTGGTGGAGGTATTGAGTATGATGGTACTACACCTTGCCTTCCATCTTCTATGGTTATTACAGAAATGCATACTTCTTGTGCGGATACAGATATGAATTTACAATCACCAACTCCAAATTTGAATCTTGCATCACCTTGTTTGGAAGTTATTTATTCTTCTACCCCAGAGTTGGAAGAATCAACAAATAATGTTGAAGGCCCAGGGATTCATCCTATAGAGATCCAAACAGATGCAAGGACTAAGTTCCCTAGGATAGATGTTAATTCTGACCCTGCTGCTCCTGAGGTTCAGTCATCAGGATATCAAACAACTACGGCCCCTATCACAATAGCGCCCACAGGGGTAAATGATGTATTCTGGCAGCAGTTTCTCACAGAAACTATTGGTTCAGTAGACTTGCAAGAGGTCCAGTCAGAAAGACgaaacaaagatgaaaacagAGGTGAGGGTAGAATGGACAAGCAGGCAGTTGTTTGGTGGAACAAAAAGAATGTTGATAACCTTGCAGAGCGAATGGGTAGTCTAAATCCTGTCGAGAGGTCATAA